The following are from one region of the Littorina saxatilis isolate snail1 linkage group LG4, US_GU_Lsax_2.0, whole genome shotgun sequence genome:
- the LOC138965480 gene encoding solute carrier family 35 member E3-like isoform X2, translating to MTLTCIHFIVTTLGLLICKKLNLFQPKSLPFMHMLPLALTFCGFVVFTNLSLESNTVGTYQLIKTMTTPCIIIIQTHFYNRSFSMRVKATLLPIIVGVFFNSYYDVKFNLVGIIYASIGVLVTSLYQVLVGEKQQELQVNSMQLLYYQAPLSALLLIFVIPFFEPLDAYHGVLYNWPFETLVRVALMVFLSGVVAFMVNLSIFWIIGNTSPVTYNMVGHLKFCLTLLGGYFLFSDHLQPLQVFGIVTTLTGILTYTHFKMQEMRQKQLPTVQVVKS from the exons ATGACTCTAACGTGCATCCACTTCATTGTAACGACGCTTGGGCTGCTTATCTGCAAAAAATTGAACTTGTTTCAGCCGAAAAGTCTACCTTTTATGCACATGCTCCCGTTAGCACTGACTTTTTGTGGTTTCGTTGTCTTCACGAATCTCTCATTGGAAAGCAACACCGTTGGGACTTACCAGCTGATAAAAACCATGACTACGCCGTGCATAATTATTATTCAAACGCACTTTTACAACAGAAGTTTTTCAATGCGCGTGAAAGCAACGCTG CTTCCAATCATTGTTGGAGTATTTTTTAACTCTTACTATGATGTGAAATTCAACCTGGTAGGCATTATTTATGCCTCCATAGGAGTCTTGGTCACGTCATTGTACCAAGTG CTTGTGGGGGAGAAACAACAGGAGCTGCAGGTGAACTCGATGCAACTGCTGTACTACCAGGCGCCTCTCTCTGCCCTGCTTCTCATCTTCGTCATTCCGTTCTTCGAGCCGCTGGACGCGTACCACGGAGTGCTGTACAACTGGCCCTTTGAGACCTTGGTGAGAGTGGCC ctgATGGTGTTCCTGTCAGGAGTTGTTGCATTCATGGTCAACCTCTCCATATTCTGGATTATTGGCAACACCTCGCCTGTCAC CTACAACATGGTGGGTCACCTCAAGTTCTGTCTGACGCTGCTGGGCGGCTACTTTCTCTTCAGTGACCATCTCCAGCCACTGCAAGTCTTCGGCATTGTCACCACACTCACGG GAATCCTGACCTACACACATTTCAAAATGCAGGAGATGAGGCAGAAGCAACTGCCAACGGTACAGGTTGTCAAGAGCTGA
- the LOC138965480 gene encoding solute carrier family 35 member E3-like isoform X1 codes for MAAPSQSVVAVCLVLNICCSIVIVLLNKWIYTHYAFPNMTLTCIHFIVTTLGLLICKKLNLFQPKSLPFMHMLPLALTFCGFVVFTNLSLESNTVGTYQLIKTMTTPCIIIIQTHFYNRSFSMRVKATLLPIIVGVFFNSYYDVKFNLVGIIYASIGVLVTSLYQVLVGEKQQELQVNSMQLLYYQAPLSALLLIFVIPFFEPLDAYHGVLYNWPFETLLMVFLSGVVAFMVNLSIFWIIGNTSPVTYNMVGHLKFCLTLLGGYFLFSDHLQPLQVFGIVTTLTGILTYTHFKMQEMRQKQLPTVQVVKS; via the exons ATGGCTGCTCCCAGTCAGTCTGTGGTGGCAGTCTGTCTTGTGTTGAATATTTGCTGTTCCATTGTGATTGTGCTGTTAAACAAATGGATATATACGCATTATGCGTTTCCGAACATGACTCTAACGTGCATCCACTTCATTGTAACGACGCTTGGGCTGCTTATCTGCAAAAAATTGAACTTGTTTCAGCCGAAAAGTCTACCTTTTATGCACATGCTCCCGTTAGCACTGACTTTTTGTGGTTTCGTTGTCTTCACGAATCTCTCATTGGAAAGCAACACCGTTGGGACTTACCAGCTGATAAAAACCATGACTACGCCGTGCATAATTATTATTCAAACGCACTTTTACAACAGAAGTTTTTCAATGCGCGTGAAAGCAACGCTG CTTCCAATCATTGTTGGAGTATTTTTTAACTCTTACTATGATGTGAAATTCAACCTGGTAGGCATTATTTATGCCTCCATAGGAGTCTTGGTCACGTCATTGTACCAAGTG CTTGTGGGGGAGAAACAACAGGAGCTGCAGGTGAACTCGATGCAACTGCTGTACTACCAGGCGCCTCTCTCTGCCCTGCTTCTCATCTTCGTCATTCCGTTCTTCGAGCCGCTGGACGCGTACCACGGAGTGCTGTACAACTGGCCCTTTGAGACCTTG ctgATGGTGTTCCTGTCAGGAGTTGTTGCATTCATGGTCAACCTCTCCATATTCTGGATTATTGGCAACACCTCGCCTGTCAC CTACAACATGGTGGGTCACCTCAAGTTCTGTCTGACGCTGCTGGGCGGCTACTTTCTCTTCAGTGACCATCTCCAGCCACTGCAAGTCTTCGGCATTGTCACCACACTCACGG GAATCCTGACCTACACACATTTCAAAATGCAGGAGATGAGGCAGAAGCAACTGCCAACGGTACAGGTTGTCAAGAGCTGA